A window from Streptomyces sp. NBC_00299 encodes these proteins:
- a CDS encoding response regulator: MVQKAKILLVDDRPENLLALEAILSALDQTLVRASSGEEALKALLTDDFAVILLDVQMPGMDGFETAAHIKRRERTRDIPIIFLTAINHGPHHTFRGYAAGAVDYISKPFDPWVLRAKVSVFVELYMKNCQLREQAALLRLQLEGGGKASGADQKEPAGLLAELSARLAAVEEQAEALSKQLDDDSADAAAVATAAHLERKLTGLRRALDALEPGTGSASSVPSQN; this comes from the coding sequence ATGGTGCAGAAGGCCAAGATCCTCCTGGTCGATGACCGGCCGGAGAATCTGCTGGCGCTGGAGGCGATCCTCTCTGCGCTCGATCAGACCCTGGTGCGGGCATCGTCCGGGGAGGAAGCGCTCAAAGCACTGCTGACGGACGACTTCGCGGTCATTCTGCTGGACGTCCAGATGCCGGGAATGGACGGTTTCGAAACCGCGGCGCACATCAAGCGCCGAGAACGGACCCGCGACATCCCGATCATCTTCCTCACCGCGATCAATCACGGCCCGCATCACACCTTCCGCGGCTATGCGGCGGGAGCGGTGGACTACATCTCCAAGCCGTTCGACCCGTGGGTGCTGCGGGCGAAGGTCTCGGTGTTCGTCGAGCTCTACATGAAGAACTGCCAGCTGCGTGAGCAGGCGGCGCTGCTGCGGCTCCAGTTGGAGGGCGGCGGCAAGGCCTCGGGTGCCGACCAGAAGGAGCCGGCGGGGCTGCTGGCCGAGCTGTCGGCGCGGCTGGCTGCGGTCGAGGAGCAGGCCGAGGCGCTGTCCAAGCAGCTTGACGACGACTCGGCGGATGCGGCCGCGGTGGCCACGGCGGCTCATCTCGAACGCAAACTCACGGGGTTGCGGCGGGCGCTCGACGCGCTGGAGCCGGGCACCGGGAGTGCGTCGTCGGTTCCCTCGCAGAACTGA
- the rimO gene encoding 30S ribosomal protein S12 methylthiotransferase RimO, which yields MPERRTVALVTLGCARNEVDSEELAGRLEADGWDLVEDAGDADVAVVNTCGFVDAAKKDSVDALLEANDLKGHGRTQAVVAVGCMAERYGKELAEALPEADGVLGFDDYSNISDRLQTILNGGIHAAHTPRDRRKLLPISPAERQESAADVALPGHAPVDLPDGLAPASGPRAPLRRRLDGAPVASVKLASGCDRRCSFCAIPSFRGSFISRRPSDVLNETRWLAEQGVKEIMLVSENNTSYGKDLGDIRLLESLLPELAEVDGIERVRVSYLQPAEMRPGLIDVLTSTPKIAPYFDLSFQHSAPDVLRSMRRFGDTDRFLELLDTIRGKAPQAGVRSNFIVGFPGETEADLAELERFLNGARLDAIGVFGYSDEDGTEAATYENKLDEDVVAERLARVSRLAEELVSQRAEERLGETLHVLVESVDAEDAEGAYGRAAHQAPETDGQVLLTSGEGLSIGRMVEAKVVGTEGVDLVAEPLQGTLACSEEAGR from the coding sequence ATGCCTGAACGCCGTACCGTCGCACTCGTCACTCTTGGCTGCGCCCGTAACGAGGTGGACTCGGAGGAGCTCGCAGGCCGCTTGGAGGCGGACGGCTGGGACCTCGTGGAGGACGCCGGGGACGCGGATGTCGCCGTCGTCAACACGTGTGGCTTCGTCGACGCCGCCAAGAAGGACTCCGTCGACGCCCTCCTGGAGGCCAACGACCTCAAGGGGCATGGGAGAACCCAGGCCGTCGTGGCGGTGGGCTGTATGGCCGAGCGGTACGGCAAGGAGCTCGCCGAGGCCCTCCCCGAGGCCGACGGCGTGCTCGGCTTCGACGACTACTCCAACATCTCGGACCGCCTGCAGACCATCCTGAACGGCGGCATCCACGCCGCACACACCCCGCGCGACCGCCGCAAGCTGTTGCCGATCAGCCCGGCCGAGCGGCAGGAGTCCGCAGCCGACGTCGCGCTCCCCGGGCACGCGCCCGTCGACCTCCCGGACGGGCTCGCCCCGGCCTCCGGTCCCCGCGCGCCCCTGCGCCGCCGCCTCGACGGCGCCCCGGTCGCCTCGGTGAAGCTCGCCTCCGGCTGCGACCGGCGCTGCTCCTTCTGCGCCATCCCGTCCTTCCGCGGCTCCTTCATCTCCCGCCGCCCCAGCGACGTGCTGAACGAGACCCGGTGGCTGGCCGAACAGGGTGTGAAGGAGATCATGCTGGTCTCCGAGAACAACACCTCGTACGGCAAGGACCTGGGCGACATCCGCCTGCTGGAGTCCCTCCTGCCGGAGCTCGCCGAGGTCGACGGCATCGAGCGTGTCCGCGTCAGCTACCTCCAGCCGGCCGAGATGCGGCCCGGCCTCATCGACGTGCTGACCTCGACGCCGAAGATCGCCCCGTACTTCGACCTGTCCTTCCAGCACTCCGCTCCCGACGTACTGCGCTCGATGCGCCGCTTCGGGGACACCGACCGCTTCCTGGAGTTGCTCGACACCATCCGCGGCAAGGCACCGCAGGCCGGTGTGCGCTCCAACTTCATCGTCGGCTTCCCCGGCGAGACCGAGGCCGACCTCGCCGAGCTGGAGCGCTTCCTGAACGGCGCGCGTCTGGACGCCATCGGCGTCTTCGGCTACTCCGACGAGGACGGCACCGAGGCCGCCACCTACGAGAACAAGCTCGACGAGGACGTCGTCGCCGAGCGGCTGGCACGTGTCTCCCGGCTCGCGGAGGAACTCGTCTCGCAGCGGGCCGAGGAGCGCCTCGGGGAGACGCTGCACGTGCTCGTCGAGTCGGTCGACGCCGAGGACGCGGAGGGTGCGTACGGCCGTGCGGCCCATCAGGCACCGGAGACGGACGGCCAGGTGCTGCTCACGAGCGGCGAGGGACTGAGCATCGGTCGTATGGTCGAGGCGAAGGTGGTCGGTACGGAAGGTGTCGACCTCGTGGCCGAGCCGCTGCAGGGCACGCTCGCGTGTAGTGAGGAGGCTGGCAGATGA
- a CDS encoding helix-turn-helix domain-containing protein: protein MILLRRLLGDVLRRQRQRQGRTLREVSSSARVSLGYLSEVERGQKEASSELLSAICDALDVRMSELMREVSDELALAELAQSAAATPSEPVPRSVRPMLGSVSVAGVPPERVTIKAPSEAVDVVAA, encoded by the coding sequence ATGATTCTGCTCCGTCGCCTGCTGGGTGACGTGCTGCGTCGGCAGCGCCAGCGCCAGGGCCGTACTCTGCGCGAAGTCTCCTCGTCCGCCCGAGTCTCGCTCGGCTATCTCTCCGAGGTGGAGCGGGGGCAGAAGGAGGCTTCCTCCGAGCTGCTTTCCGCGATCTGCGACGCGCTTGACGTACGGATGTCCGAGCTCATGCGGGAAGTGAGCGACGAGCTCGCCCTCGCCGAGCTGGCCCAGTCTGCTGCGGCCACCCCGAGCGAACCTGTACCCAGGTCGGTCCGCCCGATGCTGGGTTCCGTGTCGGTGGCCGGTGTGCCACCGGAACGGGTGACCATCAAGGCGCCTTCCGAGGCGGTCGACGTGGTCGCCGCCTGA
- a CDS encoding CinA family protein, with amino-acid sequence MRSPAADVVRLLTVKGKTLAVAESLTGGLVAAEITAAPGASKAFRGSVTAYATELKHELLGVDATLLARHGAVNPQVAAQMAAGVRKALGADWGIATTGVAGPEEQDGQPVGTVFVAVDGPADHGSGSAGGGKVEALRLNGDRAEIRMESVRSVLALLLKELASEHSGNERAQDTEQNGGF; translated from the coding sequence GTGAGGTCTCCGGCCGCCGACGTAGTGCGACTACTCACAGTGAAAGGCAAGACGCTCGCTGTCGCCGAGTCGCTGACCGGCGGACTGGTTGCGGCGGAAATCACAGCCGCCCCCGGGGCCTCCAAGGCCTTCCGGGGATCGGTCACCGCCTACGCCACCGAACTGAAGCATGAGCTGCTCGGCGTCGACGCCACTTTGCTGGCACGGCATGGAGCCGTGAATCCGCAGGTCGCGGCCCAGATGGCAGCCGGTGTGCGGAAGGCGCTGGGAGCCGACTGGGGCATTGCCACGACCGGCGTAGCGGGACCCGAGGAGCAGGACGGACAGCCCGTGGGGACCGTCTTCGTCGCCGTGGACGGACCCGCCGACCACGGTTCCGGTTCCGCCGGTGGCGGAAAAGTGGAGGCACTGCGGTTGAACGGCGACCGCGCGGAAATTCGTATGGAGAGTGTACGGAGCGTACTCGCGCTCCTCCTGAAGGAGCTTGCGAGCGAACACAGTGGGAATGAGCGGGCACAGGATACGGAACAGAACGGGGGGTTTTGA
- a CDS encoding SDR family NAD(P)-dependent oxidoreductase → MAVKAYDLTGRTAFVTGAASGIGRASAALLAEAGATVHCADRDAQGLHDTATLIKTNGGAAHTHHLDVTDREQLRQAVASCDRLDVMAAVAGIMHSSPVLETRDEDLDRVLNVNFKGVLYACQEAARAMRAQDIRGSIVTMASGAVDTGGPGLLCYGAAKAAVVQLTKTLATEMGPHGIRVNAVAPGWIRTPMTDRHDGAAQTHTEALMARMSPLGRVGEAEDIAHAVLHLASDASSFTTGQILRPNGGAAMPW, encoded by the coding sequence ATGGCCGTCAAGGCGTACGACCTCACCGGACGCACCGCATTCGTCACCGGCGCCGCCAGCGGCATCGGCCGTGCCTCGGCCGCCCTCCTCGCCGAGGCCGGCGCAACCGTGCACTGCGCCGACCGCGACGCACAGGGCCTCCACGACACGGCGACCCTGATCAAAACGAACGGCGGCGCCGCCCACACCCATCACCTCGACGTGACCGACCGCGAGCAGCTCCGTCAGGCCGTCGCGTCCTGCGACCGACTCGACGTGATGGCCGCGGTCGCCGGGATCATGCACAGCAGCCCGGTCCTGGAGACCCGCGACGAGGACCTCGACCGGGTACTGAACGTCAACTTCAAGGGAGTGCTGTACGCCTGCCAGGAGGCGGCCCGCGCGATGCGCGCCCAAGACATCAGAGGCAGCATCGTCACCATGGCCTCCGGCGCCGTGGACACCGGCGGCCCGGGCCTGCTCTGCTACGGGGCAGCCAAGGCGGCCGTCGTGCAGCTGACCAAGACACTGGCGACGGAGATGGGCCCGCACGGCATCCGCGTCAACGCGGTCGCCCCGGGCTGGATCCGCACCCCCATGACCGACCGCCACGACGGCGCGGCCCAGACACACACCGAGGCACTCATGGCCCGTATGTCGCCGCTGGGTCGGGTCGGTGAAGCGGAGGACATCGCGCACGCGGTGCTGCACCTGGCGTCCGACGCCTCGTCCTTCACTACGGGGCAGATCCTGCGTCCGAACGGTGGTGCGGCGATGCCGTGGTAA
- a CDS encoding helix-turn-helix domain-containing protein has protein sequence MSIGNSPEDERPFEDVSEEARPSIGRALQQARIDAGLTVDDVTNATRVRIAIVHAIEADNFAACGGDVYARGHIRTLAKAVHLDPAPLLAQYDDSHGGRPAPTPAAPLFEAERIRPERRGPNWTAAMVAAIVAVIGFVGFTAFKGEDEGGKSAVAEGGSTPTADKTTATPKTDKPKDPKPSDSAIAAVPQDKVTVQVSAADGRSWVAIKDHNGRLLFDGLLKQGDSKTFQDSEKINLVLGDAGAIDLYVNGKKIEDDWQPGAVERLTYTKGDPQAG, from the coding sequence GTGTCCATCGGCAACTCCCCTGAAGACGAGCGTCCGTTCGAAGACGTGTCCGAGGAAGCCCGCCCCTCGATCGGCCGTGCCCTCCAGCAGGCCCGTATCGATGCCGGGCTGACTGTCGACGACGTCACCAACGCCACCCGGGTCCGTATCGCCATCGTGCATGCCATCGAAGCGGACAACTTCGCCGCCTGCGGCGGTGACGTGTACGCCCGTGGCCACATCCGGACCCTGGCCAAAGCCGTCCACCTCGATCCTGCCCCGCTGCTCGCCCAGTACGACGACTCGCACGGCGGACGACCGGCGCCGACCCCGGCTGCCCCCCTGTTCGAGGCGGAGCGCATCCGCCCCGAGCGGCGCGGGCCCAACTGGACCGCGGCCATGGTCGCCGCGATCGTCGCCGTGATCGGGTTCGTCGGGTTCACCGCGTTCAAGGGCGAGGACGAGGGTGGCAAGTCGGCGGTCGCCGAAGGCGGCTCGACGCCGACGGCGGACAAGACCACAGCCACGCCGAAGACCGACAAGCCCAAGGACCCGAAGCCGTCGGACAGCGCCATCGCCGCCGTCCCCCAGGACAAGGTGACCGTCCAGGTCAGCGCCGCCGACGGAAGGAGCTGGGTCGCCATCAAGGACCACAACGGCCGGCTCCTCTTCGACGGCCTCCTCAAGCAGGGCGACTCCAAGACGTTCCAGGACAGTGAGAAGATCAACCTCGTCCTCGGTGACGCCGGCGCGATCGACCTCTACGTCAACGGCAAGAAGATCGAGGACGACTGGCAGCCGGGCGCCGTGGAGCGCCTCACGTACACGAAGGGCGACCCGCAGGCCGGATAA
- the pgsA gene encoding CDP-diacylglycerol--glycerol-3-phosphate 3-phosphatidyltransferase, whose translation MTGVPASAAGGSSPAGAAGRASAVGSSKAGGPKAGGSKATGSKAAGGSMTGGAEGGVPGGTKPARGGKIAAAAVNQASVWNVANLLTMLRLVLVPAFVALMLADGGYDPAWRSLAWAAFAIAMITDLFDGHLARAYNLVTDFGKIADPIADKAIMGAALICLSALGDLPWWVTGIILGRELGITLLRFIVIRYGVIPASRGGKLKTLTQGVAVGMYILALTGWLATLRWWVMAAAVILTVVTGLDYVRQAIVLRRQGIAERKAALEETEA comes from the coding sequence ATGACCGGAGTTCCGGCGTCCGCCGCGGGTGGCTCCTCCCCGGCGGGTGCGGCAGGCAGAGCGAGTGCGGTGGGTTCGTCCAAGGCCGGGGGCCCGAAGGCGGGCGGTTCGAAGGCGACCGGTTCGAAGGCGGCCGGCGGCTCGATGACGGGCGGCGCCGAAGGGGGCGTCCCCGGCGGTACGAAGCCCGCGCGCGGCGGGAAGATCGCGGCCGCGGCCGTCAATCAGGCAAGCGTCTGGAACGTCGCCAACCTCCTGACCATGCTCCGGCTGGTCCTCGTGCCCGCGTTCGTGGCGCTGATGCTGGCCGACGGCGGATACGACCCGGCGTGGCGCTCGCTGGCCTGGGCGGCCTTCGCCATCGCCATGATCACCGACCTCTTCGACGGTCACCTGGCGCGCGCGTACAACCTCGTCACCGACTTCGGGAAGATCGCCGATCCCATCGCCGACAAGGCGATCATGGGGGCGGCGCTGATCTGTCTGTCCGCGCTCGGCGATCTGCCGTGGTGGGTGACGGGCATCATCCTCGGCCGGGAACTCGGGATCACGCTGCTTCGTTTCATCGTCATCCGGTACGGCGTGATTCCGGCGAGCCGCGGCGGCAAGCTCAAGACCCTGACGCAGGGCGTGGCTGTCGGGATGTACATCCTGGCGCTGACGGGGTGGCTGGCCACCCTGCGGTGGTGGGTGATGGCCGCGGCGGTCATCCTGACCGTGGTGACCGGGCTCGACTATGTGAGACAAGCCATTGTGCTGCGCAGGCAAGGAATCGCAGAGCGCAAGGCCGCGTTGGAGGAGACGGAAGCGTGA
- a CDS encoding DNA translocase FtsK, translated as MASRPSAAKKPPAKKAAASAKAPAKKAAAKKAPAKKAPAKKGGAKKVAPAPKPAPNPTGGIYRLVRAVWLGLAHAVGAVFRGIGQGAKNLDPAHRKDGIALLLLGLALIVAAGTWSNLRGPVGDLVEIIVTGAFGRLDLLVPILLAVIAVRFIRHPEQPEANGRIVIGLSALVIGVLGQVHVAVGSPARSDGMQAIRDAGGLIGWGAATPLTYTMGEVLAVPLLVLLTIFGLLVVTATPVNAIPQRLRLLGVKLGILPDPAEDDEYTDDERYDDQWRESLPAARGRKRRPAPEAYDPDSAEQEALSRRRGRPRRSAVPQPEMERPMDAVDVAAAAAAALDGAVLHGMPPSPIVADLTQGVSVGDRAETTPVPTPVPAARPKQEKLPKSEVTNLSKAEVPDLTKAAPEQMRDLPSRAEQLQLSGDITYSLPSLDLLERGGPGKSRSAANDAIVESLTTVFTEFKVDARVTGFTRGPTVTRYEVELGPAVKVERITALTKNIAYAVASPDVRIISPIPGKSAVGIEIPNTDREMVNLGDVLRLAAAAEDDHPMLVALGKDVEGGYVMANIAKMPHVLVAGATGSGKSSCINCLITSVMMRATPEDVRMVLVDPKRVELTAYEGIPHLITPIITNPKRAAEALQWVVREMDLRYDDLAAYGYRHIDDFNEAVRNGKVKSPEGSERELQPYPYLLVIVDELADLMMVAPRDVEDAIVRITQLARAAGIHLVLATQRPSVDVVTGLIKANVPSRLAFATSSLADSRVILDQPGAEKLIGKGDGLFLPMGANKPTRMQGAFVTEEEVAVVVQHCKDQMAPVFRDDVVVGTKQKKEIDEDIGDDLDLLCQAAELVVSTQFGSTSMLQRKLRVGFAKAGRLMDLMESRNIVGPSEGSKARDVLVKPDELDGVLALIRGEA; from the coding sequence ATGGCCTCACGTCCCTCCGCAGCCAAGAAGCCGCCCGCAAAGAAGGCGGCCGCTTCGGCGAAGGCTCCGGCGAAGAAGGCCGCCGCCAAGAAAGCCCCCGCGAAGAAGGCGCCGGCAAAGAAGGGCGGGGCGAAGAAAGTCGCGCCCGCGCCCAAGCCGGCGCCCAATCCCACCGGGGGCATCTACCGCCTCGTACGCGCCGTCTGGCTCGGGCTCGCACACGCGGTCGGCGCGGTCTTCCGCGGCATAGGGCAGGGCGCGAAGAACCTCGACCCCGCCCATCGCAAGGACGGCATCGCGCTGTTGCTCCTCGGGCTCGCGCTGATCGTCGCCGCCGGCACCTGGTCCAACCTGCGCGGCCCCGTCGGCGACCTCGTCGAGATCATCGTGACCGGCGCCTTCGGCCGGCTCGACCTGCTGGTGCCGATACTGCTCGCGGTCATCGCCGTACGGTTCATCCGGCACCCCGAGCAGCCCGAGGCCAACGGCCGAATCGTCATCGGCCTGTCCGCGCTCGTCATCGGCGTACTCGGCCAGGTCCACGTCGCCGTCGGCTCGCCCGCCCGCAGCGACGGCATGCAGGCCATAAGGGACGCCGGCGGGCTGATCGGCTGGGGCGCGGCGACTCCGCTGACGTACACCATGGGCGAGGTCCTCGCCGTACCGCTGCTCGTGCTGCTCACGATCTTCGGTCTGCTGGTCGTCACGGCCACCCCGGTCAACGCCATCCCGCAGCGGCTGCGACTGCTCGGTGTGAAGCTCGGGATCCTGCCCGACCCCGCAGAGGACGACGAGTACACCGACGACGAGCGCTACGACGACCAGTGGCGCGAATCGCTGCCCGCGGCGCGTGGTCGCAAGCGCCGTCCGGCCCCCGAGGCGTACGACCCCGACAGCGCCGAGCAGGAGGCCCTCTCGCGGCGTCGCGGCCGTCCGAGGCGCTCCGCGGTGCCGCAGCCCGAGATGGAACGTCCCATGGACGCTGTGGACGTCGCCGCGGCCGCCGCTGCCGCGCTCGACGGCGCCGTCCTGCACGGGATGCCGCCCTCGCCGATCGTCGCCGACCTCACCCAGGGCGTGAGCGTGGGCGACCGCGCGGAGACCACCCCGGTGCCGACGCCGGTCCCGGCTGCGCGGCCCAAGCAGGAGAAGCTCCCCAAGTCCGAGGTGACGAACCTCAGCAAGGCCGAGGTTCCGGACCTCACCAAGGCCGCACCCGAGCAGATGCGCGACCTGCCCTCGCGCGCCGAACAGCTCCAGCTGTCCGGCGACATCACGTACTCGCTCCCGTCGCTCGACCTGCTCGAGCGCGGCGGCCCCGGCAAGTCGCGCAGCGCCGCCAACGACGCCATCGTCGAGTCGCTCACCACCGTCTTCACCGAGTTCAAGGTCGACGCCCGCGTCACCGGCTTCACGCGCGGGCCGACGGTCACGCGCTACGAGGTCGAGCTCGGGCCGGCCGTGAAGGTCGAGCGGATCACCGCGCTGACGAAGAACATCGCGTACGCGGTCGCCAGCCCGGACGTGCGGATCATCAGCCCGATCCCCGGCAAGTCCGCGGTCGGCATCGAGATCCCCAACACCGACCGCGAGATGGTCAACCTCGGTGACGTGCTGCGCCTCGCGGCCGCCGCCGAGGACGACCACCCGATGCTGGTCGCGCTCGGCAAGGACGTCGAGGGCGGCTACGTGATGGCCAATATCGCGAAAATGCCGCATGTGCTGGTCGCCGGTGCGACCGGTTCCGGTAAGTCGTCCTGCATTAACTGCTTGATCACTTCGGTGATGATGCGGGCGACCCCGGAGGACGTCCGCATGGTCCTGGTCGACCCCAAGCGCGTCGAGCTGACCGCGTACGAGGGCATCCCGCACCTGATCACGCCGATCATCACCAACCCGAAGCGGGCCGCCGAGGCGCTCCAGTGGGTCGTACGGGAGATGGACCTCCGGTACGACGACCTGGCTGCGTACGGCTACCGGCACATCGACGACTTCAACGAAGCCGTTCGCAACGGCAAGGTGAAATCGCCCGAGGGCAGTGAGCGCGAGCTTCAGCCGTACCCGTACCTGCTGGTCATCGTGGATGAGCTCGCCGACCTGATGATGGTCGCGCCGCGCGACGTCGAGGACGCGATCGTGCGGATCACGCAGCTCGCGCGCGCGGCCGGCATCCACCTGGTGCTCGCCACGCAGCGGCCGTCGGTCGACGTCGTCACCGGTCTCATCAAGGCGAACGTCCCCTCACGGCTCGCATTCGCCACGTCCTCGCTCGCGGACTCGCGCGTCATCCTCGATCAGCCCGGCGCGGAGAAGCTGATCGGCAAGGGCGACGGGCTGTTCCTGCCGATGGGTGCCAACAAGCCCACACGTATGCAGGGCGCGTTCGTGACCGAGGAAGAGGTCGCGGTCGTCGTCCAGCACTGCAAGGACCAGATGGCTCCGGTCTTCCGGGACGACGTCGTCGTGGGGACGAAGCAGAAGAAGGAGATCGACGAGGACATCGGTGACGACCTCGATCTGCTGTGCCAGGCGGCCGAGCTCGTGGTCTCCACGCAGTTCGGTTCGACGTCGATGCTCCAGCGCAAGCTGCGGGTCGGTTTCGCCAAGGCGGGGCGGCTGATGGACCTCATGGAGTCCCGCAACATCGTCGGACCGAGCGAGGGCTCCAAGGCTCGTGACGTTCTTGTGAAACCTGATGAGCTGGACGGAGTGCTCGCCCTGATCCGCGGGGAGGCTTAA